One stretch of Arachis duranensis cultivar V14167 chromosome 1, aradu.V14167.gnm2.J7QH, whole genome shotgun sequence DNA includes these proteins:
- the LOC107462767 gene encoding probable WRKY transcription factor 48, with translation MEEGKREKKKKEEEASTTTATTITMANSVAFSDEIPITNTNTINTSYPFSSIFDMMPLPLLPSYDHKTSANGFIDLLALHDYTPSLFDCFPTTTTAAEATPQQISSSQQQQQALPSPASSNVPDCSEVLNTPASPNSSSISSSSNEGGAGVGSNNNNAEEHNGGKVVADDEHEAEDEEADGSKENQDKTKKQLKAKKKNQKKQREPRFAFMTKSEVDHLDDGYRWRKYGQKAVKNSPYPRSYYRCTTSGCGVKKRVERSSDDPSIVVTTYEGQHTHPCPATSRAALAFMHEPSFATIGSSSPHFLLPHQQHFQQPPPPPSLYNSATTTNPTPPTNASSFGTFVLQDGAFAAASRLNMDQAFLRDHGLLQDIVPSQIRKEDNIE, from the exons ATGGAAGaagggaagagagagaagaagaagaaagaagaagaagcatccACCACCACTGCTACTACTATTACTATGGCTAATTCCGTCGCATTTTCCGATGAGATTCCGATCACAAACACAAACACAATCAACACTTCTTACCCTTTCTCAAGCATCTTTGACATGATGCCACTTCCATTACTACCCTCTTATGATCACAAAACTTCTGCCAATGGCTTCATCGACTTGCTCGCTCTCCATGACTACACTCCTTCCTTATTCGATTGCTTTCCCACAACCACCACCGCCGCCGAAGCCACGCCGCAGCAAATCAGCAGCAGCCAGCAGCAGCAGCAGGCTCTGCCGTCGCCGGCGAGCTCCAATGTCCCGGACTGTTCGGAGGTGTTGAACACTCCGGCGTCACCAAACTCGTCGTCGATTTCATCTTCGTCGAACGAAGGCGGCGCCGGCGTcggcagcaacaacaacaacgcgGAAGAGCATAACGGTGGGAAGGTAGTTGCTGATGATGAACATGAAGCAGAGGATGAAGAGGCCGATGGATCCAAAGAGAATCAAGACAAGACTAAGAAACA ATtgaaagcaaagaagaagaatcaaaaGAAGCAAAGAGAACCTCGGTTTGCGTTTATGACAAAGAGCGAAGTGGATCATTTAGACGACGGTTACAGATGGCGTAAGTACGGACagaaagcagtgaaaaatagCCCTTATCCAAG GAGCTACTATCGTTGCACCACATCCGGGTGTGGTGTTAAGAAGCGCGTGGAGCGTTCTTCCGACGATCCAAGCATTGTTGTAACTACCTATGAAGGGCAGCACACTCACCCTTGTCCCGCTACCTCACGCGCCGCACTCGCGTTCATGCACGAACCCTCCTTCGCCACCATTGGATCTTCTTCTCCTCACTTTCTGCTTCCTCATCAACAACACTTCCAGCAACCGCCGCCACCGCCTTCGTTATATAACTCCGCTACTACTACTAATCCAACTCCACCTACTAATGCGTCGTCGTTTGGGACCTTCGTTCTTCAGGATGGAGCTTTTGCTGCAGCTTCTAGGTTGAACATGGATCAAGCTTTCTTGAGAGACCATGGTCTTCTTCAGGACATTGTTCCATCTCAGATCAGGAAGGAGGATAACATCGAATGA
- the LOC107463526 gene encoding F-box/kelch-repeat protein SKIP6-like: MSLLAEAAGAQKKSKASEEQEQEKQEGLIPSLSNDVALGCLARVPQFYHSNLSQVSKTIRSLLSSPLFYDAHTTFYDKQTMLYFSVNYPDSNHVQWFMVNPDDLDPVLRLPLIPSPTFRQSTMRAKRGLIAYPTLWIKS, encoded by the coding sequence ATGTCATTGTTAGCTGAAGCCGCCGGTGCCcagaaaaaatcaaaagcatcggaagaacaagaacaagagaagcaagaAGGGCTAATCCCCTCTCTTTCCAACGATGTCGCATTGGGTTGCTTAGCACGCGTGCCACAATTCTACCACTCTAATCTGTCCCAAGTTTCCAAAACTATTCGCTCCCTCCTCTCGTCTCCGCTCTTCTATGACGCCCACACTACCTTCTATGATAAGCAAACCATGCTATACTTCTCTGTCAACTACCCTGATTCCAACCACGTCCAATGGTTCATGGTCAATCCTGACGACCTCGACCCTGTCCTCCGGCTTCCACTTATTCCTTCACCCACGTTCCGACAGTCCACCATGCGCGCAAAGAGAGGATTAATTGCATATCCGACGTTATGGATTAAGAGTTAA
- the LOC107463520 gene encoding peroxidase 40, giving the protein MGMHLILLCLMLMKASSTSANGDGDGDSGCPLGSDTYQYSCPEAEAIIFSWVEQAISQDSRMAASLLRLHFHDCFVNGCDASVLLDDRDDFVGEKSAAPNLNSLRGFEVIDAIKSELELVCPETVSCADILATVARDSVVLSGGPAWEVKMGRKDSISASKEAANNNIPAPNSTVDVLLTKFQNVGLNLQDMVALSGAHTIGKARCSTFSSRLQSSSDSSDVNMQFIQSLQQLCSGEDNTNKVAHLDLATPATFDSQYYVNLLSGEGLLPSDQALVNGNDHTRQIVETYVEDPSAFFDDFRYSMVKMGSLGSSTQIDGQIRRDCRTINLPN; this is encoded by the exons ATGGGCATGCATTTAATATTGTTGTGCTTAATGTTGATGAAGGCGAGTTCAACAAGTGCaaatggtgatggtgatggtgataGTGGGTGTCCATTAGGGAGTGACACATATCAATATAGTTGCCCGGAAGCAGAAGCAATAATCTTCTCATGGGTGGAACAAGCTATATCTCAAGACTCCAGAATGGCAGCCTCATTACTTAGGCTGCATTTCCATGATTGCTTTGTCAAT GGATGTGATGCTTCGGTTCTGTTAGATGACAGAGATGATTTTGTGGGTGAGAAGAGTGCAGCTCCAAACCTGAATTCGTTAAGAGGCTTTGAAGTGATCGACGCAATCAAATCAGAGCTAGAATTAGTGTGTCCTGAAACTGTCTCTTGTGCTGATATATTGGCAACTGTTGCTCGAGATTCTGTCGTTCTG TCAGGAGGTCCAGCTTGGGAAGTGAAAATGGGAAGAAAAGATAGCATAAGTGCAAGCAAGGAAGCAGCAAATAATAACATCCCAGCTCCAAACTCAACGGTTGATGTCCTCTTGACTAAGTTCCAGAATGTCGGACTTAATCTTCAAGACATGGTGGCCTTATCAG GTGCTCATACAATTGGAAAAGCGCGATGCTCGACATTTAGCAGTCGCCTACAGAGTAGCAGTGACTCATCAGATGTTAATATGCAATTCATTCAGTCGTTGCAACAGCTGTGCTCAGGAGAAGATAACACCAACAAAGTTGCACACCTTGACCTCGCTACACCAGCTACATTTGACAGCCAGTACTACGTTAATCTACTTTCTGGGGAGGGGCTACTGCCGTCAGACCAAGCCCTCGTCAATGGGAATGATCATACACGACAAATTGTGGAAACCTATGTCGAGGATCCATCTGCTTTTTTTGACGACTTCAGATATTCAATGGTGAAGATGGGAAGTTTGGGTTCGAGTACTCAAATTGATGGCCAGATTCGAAGGGACTGCCGAACTATTAACTTACCTAATTAA
- the LOC107463536 gene encoding uncharacterized protein LOC107463536 produces MIVNGASNPILCHCFPSFLDGPALDWFCSLPADSISRFQELAKQFEDHFATSAIYLYDSDYLTTIKQGPQESLKDYITRFTKVAMRISDLHPEVHLHAIKSSLRPGKFQETIAVAKPKTLAEFREKAKGQIDVEELRQARKTEKSATSKDDDKSRDSKKAFNSVSHYESYTQFNTKRDEIIKEILDSKLIKPPRKAGNYPE; encoded by the coding sequence ATGATCGTTAACGGTGCATCTAACCCTATTTTATGCCATTGTTTTCCGTCCTTTTTAGATGGTCCTGCACTTGACTGGTTTTGCTCTTTGCCTGCAGATTCTATATCACGCTTCCAGGAGTTGGCTAAGCAGTTTGAAGATCATTTTGCAACATCAGCAATATATTTGTACGATTCCGACTATTTGACGACCATTAAACAAGGTCCACAAGAGAGTCTGAAGGATTACATCACCCGCTTTACAAAGGTCGCCATGAGAATCTCCGACCTCCACCCTGAAGTCCATCTCCATGCCATTAAAAGTAGCCTTCGCCCAGGTAAATTTCAGGAGACCATTGCTGTAGCTAAACCTAAAACTTTGGCCGAGTTTCGCGAAAAAGCCAAAGGACAGATAGACGTTGAAGAGCTTCGGCAAGcacgaaaaacagaaaagtcggCCACAAGTAAAGATGATGATAAATCGCGGGATAGCAAGAAGGCCTTTAATTCAGTCTCCCATTATGAGTCATACACTCAGTTCAACACGAAGAGAGATGAAATTATTAAGGAGATACTCGATTCCAAGCTAATTAAGCCTCCCCGTAAAGCTGGCAATTACCCAGAATAA